In Miscanthus floridulus cultivar M001 chromosome 5, ASM1932011v1, whole genome shotgun sequence, one genomic interval encodes:
- the LOC136450399 gene encoding protein SPA1-RELATED 4-like isoform X3 has protein sequence MEPFRGAAGGGRRWGEAEAEAEGDAAGEGRRGEDGGEVSLREWLDRPGRAVEAAECVHVFRQVAEAVAVAHAQGVAVGSARPSCFVVSPPFARIAFIESASGSDASGSCSGSDASEDADPDASPPRRRDGAGRGEERAGKSFPLKSVLAMELNWYTSPEEADDSAATFASDVYRLGVLLFELFYTFETMEDKMRAMANLRHRVLPPQLLLKWPKEASFCQLLMHPVPETRPKMSEVLQSEFLNQSRNSLEEREAALRLREEIEEQELLLDFLQQLQKRKQDIADSLQDTVAFLSSDINEVLHQQSALGHCVNFSSDFDKEVCSGTVEDQSDCGSRKRFRPELQGVDMEENNRSLEECSRTVPSSELIQESVLSKSSRLMKNFKKLETAYFLTRSELAKQVGNQISSHQVVKRATGSAIGTEGSSIDDFSLERQYGRRQRGWVNSFLEGLCKYLSFSKLKVRAELKHCDLLNSSNLVCSLGFDRDREFFATAGVNKKIKVFEYNMIVNEHHDIHYPVVEMSNRSKLSCICWNSYMKSHIASSDFEGIVQVWDVTRSQVFVEMREHERRVWSVDFSIVDPTKLVSGSDDGCVKLWDMNQAILFLHVLLGVLALLGQGQTCVLCNFNLILLAPLPLAQQTTKFTAMIFVTYELLIVH, from the exons ATGGAGCCGTTCCGTGGCGCTGCTGGCGGCGGGCGGCGTTGgggggaggcggaggcggaggcggagggcgATGCGGCGGGGGAAGGGAGACGAGGGGAGGACGGGGGCGAGGTGAGCCTGCGGGAGTGGCTGGACCGGCCGGGCCgggcggtggaggcggcggagTGCGTGCACGTGTTCAGGCAGGTGGCGGAGGCGGTGGCCGTCGCGCACGCGCAGGGGGTGGCCGTGGGCAGCGCGCGACCGTCGTGCTTCGTCGTGTCGCCGCCCTTCGCGCGTATCGCCTTCATCGAGTCTGCCTCCGGCTCCGACGCCTCGGGTTCGTGCTCGGGCTCTGACGCCTCCGAGGACGCCGACCCGGACGCCTCGCCTCCGCGGCGACGCGACGGCGCCGGCCGCGGTGAGGAGCGCGCGGGAAAGTCGTTCCCGCTCAAGAGCGTGCTGGCTATGGAGCTCAACTGGTACACCAGCCCCGAGGAGGCGGACGACAGCGCCGCTACCTTCGCCTCTGACGTCTACAGACTGGGCGTGCTCTTGTTCGAG CTGTTCTATACATTCGAAACCATGGAAGACAAGATGCGGGCAATGGCGAATCTGCGGCACCGGGTGTTGCCACCACAGTTGCTACTCAAGTGGCCCAAGGAAGCATCCTTCTGCCAGTTGCTAATGCACCCTGTGCCAGAAACCAGACCGAAGATGAG TGAAGTGTTGCAGAGTGAGTTCCTTAATCAGTCAAGGAATAGCCTGGAAGAGCGTGAAGCGGCACTTAGGTTACGCGAAGAGATAGAAGAACAAGAATTATTGCTGGATTTTCTTCAGCAGTTGCAGAAAAGAAAGCAGGATATAGCAGACAGTTTGCAGGACACTGTTGCTTTCCTCTCTTCTGACATCAATGAGGTACTCCACCAGCAATCTGCACTTGGCCACTGTGTGAACTTCTCATCCGATTTCGATAAAGAGGTGTGCTCTGGAACTGTTGAAGATCAGAGTGATTGCGGATCCAGGAAGCGATTCAGACCTGAGCTGCAAGGTGTTGACATGGAGGAAAATAATCGTAGTTTGGAAGAATGTTCAAGAACAGTGCCATCCTCTGAGTTAATCCAGGAAAGTGTTCTGTCAAAAAGCTCCAGGTTGATGAAGAACTTCAAAAAACTTGAAACAGCTTATTTTCTAACAAGGTCCGAGTTGGCGAAGCAAGTTGGCAACCAAATAAGTAGTCATCAAGTTGTTAAGAGGGCTACTGGTTCAGCTATTGGGACCGAGGGAAGTTCAATAGATGATTTTTCTTTGGAAAGGcaatatggtagaaggcaaagagGCTGGGTGAACTCTTTTCTTGAGGGGTTGTGCAAGTACTTGTCATTCAGTAAGTTGAAAGTTCGGGCAGAACTGAAGCATTGTGATTTGCTGAACTCATCAAACTTAGTATGCTCCTTAGGGTTTGACCGGGATAGAGAGTTTTTTGCAACTGCTGGTGTAAATAAGAAGATAAAAGTGTTTGAGTATAATATGATTGTAAATGAACACCATGATATTCACTATCCTGTGGTAGAGATGTCTAATAGATCAAAACTGAGCTGTATTTGCTGGAACAGTTATATGAAGAGCCATATAGCATCTAGTGATTTTGAGGGTATAGTACAG GTTTGGGATGTTACCAGGAGTCAAGTTTTTGTTGAGATGAGGGAGCATGAGCGACGTGTGTGGTCGGTGGACTTCTCAATTGTGGACCCAACAAAATTGGTCAGTGGGAGTGATGATGGATGTGTGAAGCTGTGGGATATGAATCAGGCAATTTTATTCTTGCACGTACT GCTGGGAGTATTGGCACTATTAGGACAAGGGCAAACGTGTGTTCTGTGCAATTTCAACCTGATACTGCTCGCTCCATTGCCATTGGCTCAGCAGACCACAAAATTTACTGCTATGATCTTCGTAACATACGAGCTCCTTATTGTACACTAG
- the LOC136450399 gene encoding protein SPA1-RELATED 3-like isoform X2: protein MEPFRGAAGGGRRWGEAEAEAEGDAAGEGRRGEDGGEVSLREWLDRPGRAVEAAECVHVFRQVAEAVAVAHAQGVAVGSARPSCFVVSPPFARIAFIESASGSDASGSCSGSDASEDADPDASPPRRRDGAGRGEERAGKSFPLKSVLAMELNWYTSPEEADDSAATFASDVYRLGVLLFELFYTFETMEDKMRAMANLRHRVLPPQLLLKWPKEASFCQLLMHPVPETRPKMSEVLQSEFLNQSRNSLEEREAALRLREEIEEQELLLDFLQQLQKRKQDIADSLQDTVAFLSSDINEVLHQQSALGHCVNFSSDFDKEVCSGTVEDQSDCGSRKRFRPELQGVDMEENNRSLEECSRTVPSSELIQESVLSKSSRLMKNFKKLETAYFLTRSELAKQVGNQISSHQVVKRATGSAIGTEGSSIDDFSLERQYGRRQRGWVNSFLEGLCKYLSFSKLKVRAELKHCDLLNSSNLVCSLGFDRDREFFATAGVNKKIKVFEYNMIVNEHHDIHYPVVEMSNRSKLSCICWNSYMKSHIASSDFEGIVQVWDVTRSQVFVEMREHERRVWSVDFSIVDPTKLVSGSDDGCVKLWDMNQAGSIGTIRTRANVCSVQFQPDTARSIAIGSADHKIYCYDLRNIRAPYCTLVGHTKTVSYVKYLDASTIVSASTDNSLKLWDLSMSRGRIIDSPIQTFTGHTNTKVFVYHREFPMPVLAYKFSVTDPISGQEIDDQSQFISCVSWRGQSSTLLSANSSGNIKILEMD, encoded by the exons ATGGAGCCGTTCCGTGGCGCTGCTGGCGGCGGGCGGCGTTGgggggaggcggaggcggaggcggagggcgATGCGGCGGGGGAAGGGAGACGAGGGGAGGACGGGGGCGAGGTGAGCCTGCGGGAGTGGCTGGACCGGCCGGGCCgggcggtggaggcggcggagTGCGTGCACGTGTTCAGGCAGGTGGCGGAGGCGGTGGCCGTCGCGCACGCGCAGGGGGTGGCCGTGGGCAGCGCGCGACCGTCGTGCTTCGTCGTGTCGCCGCCCTTCGCGCGTATCGCCTTCATCGAGTCTGCCTCCGGCTCCGACGCCTCGGGTTCGTGCTCGGGCTCTGACGCCTCCGAGGACGCCGACCCGGACGCCTCGCCTCCGCGGCGACGCGACGGCGCCGGCCGCGGTGAGGAGCGCGCGGGAAAGTCGTTCCCGCTCAAGAGCGTGCTGGCTATGGAGCTCAACTGGTACACCAGCCCCGAGGAGGCGGACGACAGCGCCGCTACCTTCGCCTCTGACGTCTACAGACTGGGCGTGCTCTTGTTCGAG CTGTTCTATACATTCGAAACCATGGAAGACAAGATGCGGGCAATGGCGAATCTGCGGCACCGGGTGTTGCCACCACAGTTGCTACTCAAGTGGCCCAAGGAAGCATCCTTCTGCCAGTTGCTAATGCACCCTGTGCCAGAAACCAGACCGAAGATGAG TGAAGTGTTGCAGAGTGAGTTCCTTAATCAGTCAAGGAATAGCCTGGAAGAGCGTGAAGCGGCACTTAGGTTACGCGAAGAGATAGAAGAACAAGAATTATTGCTGGATTTTCTTCAGCAGTTGCAGAAAAGAAAGCAGGATATAGCAGACAGTTTGCAGGACACTGTTGCTTTCCTCTCTTCTGACATCAATGAGGTACTCCACCAGCAATCTGCACTTGGCCACTGTGTGAACTTCTCATCCGATTTCGATAAAGAGGTGTGCTCTGGAACTGTTGAAGATCAGAGTGATTGCGGATCCAGGAAGCGATTCAGACCTGAGCTGCAAGGTGTTGACATGGAGGAAAATAATCGTAGTTTGGAAGAATGTTCAAGAACAGTGCCATCCTCTGAGTTAATCCAGGAAAGTGTTCTGTCAAAAAGCTCCAGGTTGATGAAGAACTTCAAAAAACTTGAAACAGCTTATTTTCTAACAAGGTCCGAGTTGGCGAAGCAAGTTGGCAACCAAATAAGTAGTCATCAAGTTGTTAAGAGGGCTACTGGTTCAGCTATTGGGACCGAGGGAAGTTCAATAGATGATTTTTCTTTGGAAAGGcaatatggtagaaggcaaagagGCTGGGTGAACTCTTTTCTTGAGGGGTTGTGCAAGTACTTGTCATTCAGTAAGTTGAAAGTTCGGGCAGAACTGAAGCATTGTGATTTGCTGAACTCATCAAACTTAGTATGCTCCTTAGGGTTTGACCGGGATAGAGAGTTTTTTGCAACTGCTGGTGTAAATAAGAAGATAAAAGTGTTTGAGTATAATATGATTGTAAATGAACACCATGATATTCACTATCCTGTGGTAGAGATGTCTAATAGATCAAAACTGAGCTGTATTTGCTGGAACAGTTATATGAAGAGCCATATAGCATCTAGTGATTTTGAGGGTATAGTACAG GTTTGGGATGTTACCAGGAGTCAAGTTTTTGTTGAGATGAGGGAGCATGAGCGACGTGTGTGGTCGGTGGACTTCTCAATTGTGGACCCAACAAAATTGGTCAGTGGGAGTGATGATGGATGTGTGAAGCTGTGGGATATGAATCAG GCTGGGAGTATTGGCACTATTAGGACAAGGGCAAACGTGTGTTCTGTGCAATTTCAACCTGATACTGCTCGCTCCATTGCCATTGGCTCAGCAGACCACAAAATTTACTGCTATGATCTTCGTAACATACGAGCTCCTTATTGTACACTAGTTGGGCACACAAAGACTGTAAGCTATGTTAAGTATCTGGATGCATCAACAATAGTATCTGCGTCTACTGACAACTCATTGAAGCTTTGGGACCTGTCGATGAGTCGAGGAAGGATAATTGACAGTCCAATTCAAACATTTACGGGGCATACAAACACAAAg GTTTTTGTCTACCACAGAGAATTTCCCATGCCAGTGTTGGCATATAAGTTCAGCGTGACAGACCCTATATCAGGCCAGGAGATTGATGATCAGTCACAGTTCATTTCATGCGTCAGCTGGAGAGGGCAGTCTTCAACTCTTCTATCTGCAAACTCCAGCGGCAACATTAAGATCTTAGAAATGGACTGA
- the LOC136450399 gene encoding protein SPA1-RELATED 3-like isoform X1: MEPFRGAAGGGRRWGEAEAEAEGDAAGEGRRGEDGGEVSLREWLDRPGRAVEAAECVHVFRQVAEAVAVAHAQGVAVGSARPSCFVVSPPFARIAFIESASGSDASGSCSGSDASEDADPDASPPRRRDGAGRGEERAGKSFPLKSVLAMELNWYTSPEEADDSAATFASDVYRLGVLLFELFYTFETMEDKMRAMANLRHRVLPPQLLLKWPKEASFCQLLMHPVPETRPKMSEVLQSEFLNQSRNSLEEREAALRLREEIEEQELLLDFLQQLQKRKQDIADSLQDTVAFLSSDINEVLHQQSALGHCVNFSSDFDKEVCSGTVEDQSDCGSRKRFRPELQGVDMEENNRSLEECSRTVPSSELIQESVLSKSSRLMKNFKKLETAYFLTRSELAKQVGNQISSHQVVKRATGSAIGTEGSSIDDFSLERQYGRRQRGWVNSFLEGLCKYLSFSKLKVRAELKHCDLLNSSNLVCSLGFDRDREFFATAGVNKKIKVFEYNMIVNEHHDIHYPVVEMSNRSKLSCICWNSYMKSHIASSDFEGIVQVWDVTRSQVFVEMREHERRVWSVDFSIVDPTKLVSGSDDGCVKLWDMNQAGSIGTIRTRANVCSVQFQPDTARSIAIGSADHKIYCYDLRNIRAPYCTLVGHTKTVSYVKYLDASTIVSASTDNSLKLWDLSMSRGRIIDSPIQTFTGHTNTKNFVGLSISDGYIATGSETNEVFVYHREFPMPVLAYKFSVTDPISGQEIDDQSQFISCVSWRGQSSTLLSANSSGNIKILEMD; the protein is encoded by the exons ATGGAGCCGTTCCGTGGCGCTGCTGGCGGCGGGCGGCGTTGgggggaggcggaggcggaggcggagggcgATGCGGCGGGGGAAGGGAGACGAGGGGAGGACGGGGGCGAGGTGAGCCTGCGGGAGTGGCTGGACCGGCCGGGCCgggcggtggaggcggcggagTGCGTGCACGTGTTCAGGCAGGTGGCGGAGGCGGTGGCCGTCGCGCACGCGCAGGGGGTGGCCGTGGGCAGCGCGCGACCGTCGTGCTTCGTCGTGTCGCCGCCCTTCGCGCGTATCGCCTTCATCGAGTCTGCCTCCGGCTCCGACGCCTCGGGTTCGTGCTCGGGCTCTGACGCCTCCGAGGACGCCGACCCGGACGCCTCGCCTCCGCGGCGACGCGACGGCGCCGGCCGCGGTGAGGAGCGCGCGGGAAAGTCGTTCCCGCTCAAGAGCGTGCTGGCTATGGAGCTCAACTGGTACACCAGCCCCGAGGAGGCGGACGACAGCGCCGCTACCTTCGCCTCTGACGTCTACAGACTGGGCGTGCTCTTGTTCGAG CTGTTCTATACATTCGAAACCATGGAAGACAAGATGCGGGCAATGGCGAATCTGCGGCACCGGGTGTTGCCACCACAGTTGCTACTCAAGTGGCCCAAGGAAGCATCCTTCTGCCAGTTGCTAATGCACCCTGTGCCAGAAACCAGACCGAAGATGAG TGAAGTGTTGCAGAGTGAGTTCCTTAATCAGTCAAGGAATAGCCTGGAAGAGCGTGAAGCGGCACTTAGGTTACGCGAAGAGATAGAAGAACAAGAATTATTGCTGGATTTTCTTCAGCAGTTGCAGAAAAGAAAGCAGGATATAGCAGACAGTTTGCAGGACACTGTTGCTTTCCTCTCTTCTGACATCAATGAGGTACTCCACCAGCAATCTGCACTTGGCCACTGTGTGAACTTCTCATCCGATTTCGATAAAGAGGTGTGCTCTGGAACTGTTGAAGATCAGAGTGATTGCGGATCCAGGAAGCGATTCAGACCTGAGCTGCAAGGTGTTGACATGGAGGAAAATAATCGTAGTTTGGAAGAATGTTCAAGAACAGTGCCATCCTCTGAGTTAATCCAGGAAAGTGTTCTGTCAAAAAGCTCCAGGTTGATGAAGAACTTCAAAAAACTTGAAACAGCTTATTTTCTAACAAGGTCCGAGTTGGCGAAGCAAGTTGGCAACCAAATAAGTAGTCATCAAGTTGTTAAGAGGGCTACTGGTTCAGCTATTGGGACCGAGGGAAGTTCAATAGATGATTTTTCTTTGGAAAGGcaatatggtagaaggcaaagagGCTGGGTGAACTCTTTTCTTGAGGGGTTGTGCAAGTACTTGTCATTCAGTAAGTTGAAAGTTCGGGCAGAACTGAAGCATTGTGATTTGCTGAACTCATCAAACTTAGTATGCTCCTTAGGGTTTGACCGGGATAGAGAGTTTTTTGCAACTGCTGGTGTAAATAAGAAGATAAAAGTGTTTGAGTATAATATGATTGTAAATGAACACCATGATATTCACTATCCTGTGGTAGAGATGTCTAATAGATCAAAACTGAGCTGTATTTGCTGGAACAGTTATATGAAGAGCCATATAGCATCTAGTGATTTTGAGGGTATAGTACAG GTTTGGGATGTTACCAGGAGTCAAGTTTTTGTTGAGATGAGGGAGCATGAGCGACGTGTGTGGTCGGTGGACTTCTCAATTGTGGACCCAACAAAATTGGTCAGTGGGAGTGATGATGGATGTGTGAAGCTGTGGGATATGAATCAG GCTGGGAGTATTGGCACTATTAGGACAAGGGCAAACGTGTGTTCTGTGCAATTTCAACCTGATACTGCTCGCTCCATTGCCATTGGCTCAGCAGACCACAAAATTTACTGCTATGATCTTCGTAACATACGAGCTCCTTATTGTACACTAGTTGGGCACACAAAGACTGTAAGCTATGTTAAGTATCTGGATGCATCAACAATAGTATCTGCGTCTACTGACAACTCATTGAAGCTTTGGGACCTGTCGATGAGTCGAGGAAGGATAATTGACAGTCCAATTCAAACATTTACGGGGCATACAAACACAAAg AACTTTGTTGGCCTTTCCATATCTGATGGTTACATCGCTACTGGCTCTGAAACAAATGAG GTTTTTGTCTACCACAGAGAATTTCCCATGCCAGTGTTGGCATATAAGTTCAGCGTGACAGACCCTATATCAGGCCAGGAGATTGATGATCAGTCACAGTTCATTTCATGCGTCAGCTGGAGAGGGCAGTCTTCAACTCTTCTATCTGCAAACTCCAGCGGCAACATTAAGATCTTAGAAATGGACTGA